One window from the genome of Montipora foliosa isolate CH-2021 chromosome 5, ASM3666993v2, whole genome shotgun sequence encodes:
- the LOC138004359 gene encoding skeletal aspartic acid-rich protein 1-like, with protein sequence MKGTMFFQRFLIAAFVAFIAFATAEGEEREMGEGNIGFTFNEANGKFIFLKRIPDGKKRDFVKAGFHLELYSLKQFDASEKAVGTSINSFASQRFHVLSFNRTASFQGISAASLVATTILKHLDANLTLQLLVFKEEGNITFGNESYGVQNGSIKIFVKLENFTFCDGQKDNRLKCKQNEIGEFLEIAVRVKNKNGAPGQEQSEEENKKRGGPFKPGEGKNKTRIRCFKCPKIYRFGDDEVGTARQCKIDDKFVSLAPGFPKLVERGTNQLFFFRAPKFNMSITFDPVVELAEEEGGDGSDNGDNGSQNGQASIINMNAIMFVAIICTFFF encoded by the exons CTTTTGCTACCGCGGAAGGGGAAGAAAGAGAGATGGGGGAAGGAAACATCGGCTTTACATTCAACGAGGCGAATGGCAAATTTATATTCCTGAAGAGAATTCCAGATGGAAAGAAACGGGACTTTGTCAAAGCCGGCTTTCATCTGGAGCTGTATTCCTTGAAGCAGTTTGATGCAAGTGAAAAGGCTGTCGGTACATCAATTAATTCATTTGCAAGTCAACGCTTCCACGTCTTGTCATTCAATAGGACAGCTTCTTTTCAGG GTATCAGTGCTGCATCTCTTGTGGCAACGACAATCCTAAAGCACCTTGACGCCAACCTCACTTTGCAACTTCTCGTCTTTAAAGAAGAAGGAAACATCACTTTCGGGAATGAATCATATGGAGTGCAAAACGGAAGCATCAAGATATTTGTTAAG TTGGAGAACTTTACATTCTGCGACGGCCAAAAAGACAACCGGTTAAAGTGCAAGCAAAATGAGATCGGAGAGTTCTTGGAAATCGCTGTTagggtaaaaaacaaaaacggagCTCCAGGACAAGAGCAGagtgaagaagaaaacaagaaaagggGAGGTCCTTTCAAACCTGGTGAGGGAAAGAACAAGACTCGAATCCGCTGTTTCAAATGCCCTAAAATTTATCGTTTTGGTGACGACGAAGTTGGGACCGCTCGACAG tgcaagattgacgacaaatTCGTATCATTGGCTCCGGGATTCCCTAAGTTAGTTGAACGTGGAACCAATCAACTATTTTTTTTCCGAGCTCCAAAGTTCAACATGAGCATTACATTTGATCCAGTTGTGGAGCTGGCGGAAGAAGAAGGGGGGGATGGTAGTGATAATGGTGACAATGGATCCCAAAATGGCCAAGCATCCATCATAAACATGAATGCCATCATGTTTGTTGCAATTATCTGTACCTTCTTCTTTTAA
- the LOC138002806 gene encoding uncharacterized protein, with the protein MTKVRSRYWIPKLRKLVKKFRRNCHGCKRFQAMAYAAPPPGRLPITRTEGVNPFQVIGVDYAGPLRYRISKQREGKAYVLLYACSLTRGVYLDLLPSLETEECLTSLKKFIGRRGRPEQIYSDNERTFIGAAKWVKAVMKDERLHNYLSVNQIKWQFNLSRAPWWGGQFERIIGIMKSALHKSIGNGMLSWKELQEVLLDVEITRNNRPLSYLEDDPQLPVLTPSSMLFVNSNVLPELQPHHIEKADLRKRAKHMLKCKEAVWRPLVKRVPA; encoded by the coding sequence ATGACCAAAGTCCGAAGCCGATACTGGATCCCTAAGCTAAGGAAGCTGGTGAagaaatttcgccgaaattgCCACGGATGCAAAAGATTTCAAGCGATGGCTTACGCTGCTCCACCACCTGGACGCCTTCCAATCACCCGTACCGAAGGCGTTAACCCATTTCAAGTGATTGGGGTCGACTACGCTGGTCCACTGCGATATCGCATATCCAAACAACGAGAAGGAAAGGCCTATGTTCTGTTATATGCCTGCAGTCTTACAAGGGGGGTCTACCTGGATCTATTGCCAAGTTTGGAAACGGAAGAATGCCTGACGAGTTTGAAGAAGTTCATCGGAAGGCGAGGGAGACCGGAACAAATTTATTCCGACAATGAGAGAACATTTATTGGTGCTGCAAAGTGGGTCAAGGCAGTGATGAAAGACGAGCGACTCCACAATTACTTGTCAGTCAACCAAATCAAGTGGCAGTTTAACCTTAGCCGCGCCCCATGGTGGGGCGGTCAGTTCGAGAGAATCATTGGTATAATGAAATCAGCCCTACACAAGTCAATAGGAAATGGAATGTTGAGTTGGAAGGAATTACAAGAGGTATTATTAGACGTGGAGATCACCCGTAATAACCGACCGTTGAGTTATCTGGAGGATGATCCTCAGTTACCCGTTCTGACTCCGAGTTCCATGCTGTTCGTGAATAGCAATGTGCTGCCAGAGTTACAACCTCACCATATTGAAAAGGCTGATCTCCGCAAACGAGCCAAGCACATGCTTAAGTGCAAGGAGGCGGTGTGGCGACCGTTGGTCAAAAGAGTACCTGCGTAG
- the LOC138004353 gene encoding uncharacterized protein codes for MKKEMTELDNKIKLLKLKIAKTEEIILKRDRQALERLQLSISSLASAVDELKLKIEEGKIGKGESEEEIALWGEEIEDNLERADNTTRRIHDAIKALDLEEQEREAMEKHKKNMEFERQLLEQREEFEKAREHEKAAALESAKSSVAAKLPKLSITKFSGKVEDWLPFWGKFKSEIDSSNLAKLTKYGYLKELLEKHVRNDIEGLPFTDDGYDNAKAILEAEYGQPADIVNAYVKNIMELPVITGVNPRKVKEFYKQLRYNVQSLDTLDRLGDVKGNVRSTLDKLKGVKADLVRGNEGWRDWDFKDLLRELKKWTDINPVEESMAERVSVKGISNPKQTMPTRVLKTHSEQETRTGNQQCVYCEDQNHRSVNCTKVTETGERRRILSEKRLCYNCTGGKHRADECKSKLRCQKCSRKHHTSICSTRENDFNPLLVAAGMPNARVTYPVEVVEVEGVKCRALLDTGAGSSYASAALLNRISTRKRTKEVRKIEMLLGTSTREVELVTIEIGDVNGKFAMPVEVTKVDKGELLFIDNPNYEETIAKNPHLSGVVMNDQDKKSRLPVHLILGAGEYAKLKTESAPKIGEPGEPVAELTKFGWIIMSPGKEPLDITNMLLTQTSHVDYEELCRLDVLGLSDTPTNDQRNVYTEFQEQLTRDEEGWYETGLPWRGNHPVLPNNREGSLRRLASLNRKLKRQNLTSAYEEIIEEQREAGMVEKADGHCVGDREFYIPHKPVVRATAESTKLRIVYDASARAFDCAPSLNDCLHAGPPLQNKLWSVLVRGRFNPVAVSGDLQKAFLQVRIKEADRDAMRFHWRRDNNLPLTTLRFTRAFFGLTSSPFLFGGVIEAHLSNWEEKEPEVVEKIRKELYVDDLISGSITVHKAREVKDKATVVFRDACFTLHKWHSNAPELEADQSSAEEEEEATYAKQQLGAPRGNMSRILGLPWNKKRDTVSVEVPTEQARLTKRGILAKLAKIYDPLGLISPETLRGKLIYRAVCDSKRAWDAELSRDMTKAWVKWESGLSQSFEVPRSLAVHREEIEGIELHSFGDASANGVAACVYAVVRQAAGTNQGLIGARSRLSKQGLTIPRLELVAGHMAVNLLTNVREALEGLPLTSMHCWLDSSVALYWIRGQGEHKQFVSNRVQKINSHHGVTWRYVPTSENPADLGSRGGRVEEADQWWNGPKWLASGENWPADILDKPTEESQAEAKLVRKVLAVAVDEEDEVEGILRKFHLRKAVRVCAWMRRFAHNGSPQQR; via the coding sequence ATGAAAAAGGAGATGACAGAATTGGACAACAAAATAAAGCTACTCAAGCTGAAGATCGctaaaacagaagaaatcatCCTTAAACGAGACCGACAAGCCTTGGAGCGACTTCAGCTATCAATATCAAGTCTTGCGAGTGCGGTGGATGAATTAAAGTTAAAAATCGAGGAGGGGAAAATCGGCAAAGGCGAGAGCGAAGAAGAAATCGCGCTATGGGGTGAAGAAATTGAAGACAACCTTGAGAGAGCTGATAACACGACAAGAAGAATTCATGACGCGATAAAAGCCCTAGACCTCGAAGAGCAAGAGCGCGAGGCGATGGAGAAACACAAGAAGAACATGGAGTTTGAGCGGCAACTACTAGAGCAAAGGGAAGAATTCGAGAAAGCACGCGAACACGAGAAAGCGGCCGCTCTTGAATCGGCAAAATCATCTGTGGCGGCGAAACTACCAAAGTTATCGATCACAAAATTCAGCGGTAAAGTTGAAGATTGGCTACCCTTCTGGGGAAAATTCAAGTCCGAAATAGACTCCTCAAACCTGGCAAAGCTTACTAAATACGGGTACTTGAAGGAACTCCTCGAAAAGCATGTGAGGAACGACATCGAGGGATTGCCCTTCACAGATGACGGTTACGACAACGCGAAAGCAATTCTCGAAGCAGAATATGGGCAGCCTGCAGATATCGTAAATGCGTATGTGAAGAACATAATGGAACTGCCGGTTATTACTGGAGTAAATCCGAGGAAAGTGAAGGAATTCTACAAGCAACTTCGCTACAACGTGCAAAGCTTGGACACGCTTGATCGGCTCGGAGATGTTAAAGGAAATGTGCGTTCTACTTTAGACAAATTGAAAGGCGTGAAAGCTGATCTGGTGCGTGGAAATGAAGGCTGGAGAGACTGGGATTTCAAAGATCTTTTGAGAGAACTTAAAAAATGGACAGACATCAATCCTGTCGAGGAAAGCATGGCAGAAAGGGTCTCGGTTAAAGGAATATCAAATCCAAAGCAAACAATGCCCACGCGTGTACTCAAAACCCATTCAGAGCAAGAAACACGAACCGGAAACCAGCAATGTGTTTACTGCGAAGATCAAAATCATCGATCAGTCAACTGCACAAAGGTCACCGAGACGGGGGAGAGGCGTAGGATACTTTCGGAGAAAAGGCTGTGCTATAACTGCACCGGCGGAAAGCATCGCGCGGAtgaatgcaaaagtaaattacGATGCCAGAAATGTAGCCGCAAACACCACACCTCCATTTGTAGCACCCGCGAAAATGACTTCAATCCTCTCCTGGTCGCAGCTGGAATGCCGAACGCGCGCGTGACATATCCTGTTGAAGTTGTAGAGGTCGAGGGTGTGAAATGTCGAGCATTGTTGGATACGGGCGCAGGAAGTTCGTACGCATCTGCAGCGCTGTTAAATCGAATTTCGACGAGAAAACGTACCAAAGAAGTCAGGAAAATCGAGATGCTGTTAGGAACGTCAACGCGAGAAGTGGAACTGGTTACAATCGAGATTGGTGACGTCAACGGAAAATTCGCAATGCCTGTAGAAGTCACGAAAGTGGACAAAGGGGAATTACTTTTCATTGACAATCCGAATTACGAGGAAACTATTGCCAAGAACCCACACCTGTCAGGAGTGGTTATGAATGATCAAGACAAGAAGAGTCGTCTTCCAGTACATCTTATTCTCGGTGCCGGAGAGtatgcaaaattaaaaaccgaGAGTGCACCGAAAATCGGGGAACCTGGTGAGCCTGTCGCTGAGCTAACGAAATTCGGTTGGATCATCATGTCACCGGGCAAAGAACCTCTGGACATAACAAACATGTTATTGACGCAGACATCACACGTGGATTACGAGGAACTTTGCCGTCTAGATGTTCTTGGCCTGTCAGACACACCCACGAACGACCAGAGAAACGTGTACACCGAATTCCAAGAGCAACTTACTCGAGATGAGGAAGGCTGGTACGAGACTGGTCTGCCCTGGCGCGGAAATCACCCAGTGTTACCAAACAACAGAGAGGGAAGTTTGAGACGACTTGCAAGTTTAAACAGAAAACTCAAGCGCCAGAACCTTACATCTGCATATGAAGAGATCATTGAAGAACAAAGGGAAGCAGGCATGGTGGAGAAAGCAGACGGGCATTGTGTCGGTGATCGAGAATTCTACATACCGCACAAGCCGGTTGTGCGAGCTACAGCAGAGTCAACAAAATTACGAATAGTCTACGATGCATCTGCGAGGGCTTTCGATTGTGCCCCTTCGCTGAATGATTGTTTGCATGCAGGCCCGCCCCTTCAAAACAAACTTTGGAGCGTTCTCGTTAGAGGGCGTTTCAACCCTGTGGCTGTTTCTGGCGATCTCCAGAAAGCGTTTCTTCAAGTGAGAATTAAAGAAGCTGACCGTGATGCAATGCGTTTCCATTGGCGTCGAGACAACAATTTACCTTTAACGACTCTGCGATTTACCAGGGCGTTTTTTGGACTCACTTCCTCTCCTTTTCTTTTTGGGGGAGTTATCGAGGCACACCTTAGCAACTGGGAGGAGAAAGAGCCAGAAGTAGTGGAAAAAATACGCAAAGAGCTGTACGTTGATGATTTAATCTCAGGATCAATCACTGTGCACAAGGCCAGAGAAGTGAAAGACAAAGCAACGGTTGTCTTCCGAGATGCATGTTTTACGCTCCACAAATGGCACTCCAATGCGCCTGAACTAGAAGCAGATCAGTCTTCagctgaagaagaagaagaagcaaccTATGCCAAGCAACAGTTGGGCGCCCCACGAGGAAACATGTCAAGAATACTTGGACTCCCTTGGAACAAGAAACGAGACACAGTCAGCGTAGAAGTCCCAACTGAACAAGCGAGGTTGACAAAACGAGGCATCCTAGCCAAACTAGCAAAAATTTATGATCCCCTGGGACTCATTTCACCAGAAACACTTCGTGGCAAGCTCATTTATCGCGCTGTTTGCGATTCGAAGAGAGCCTGGGATGCAGAACTATCACGTGACATGACGAAGGCATGGGTGAAGTGGGAGAGCGGTTTGTCACAAAGCTTTGAAGTACCGAGATCGCTTGCCGTTCATCGAGAGGAGATTGAGGGGATTGAGCTACATTCCTTTGGAGATGCCAGCGCAAATGGAGTTGCAGCCTGCGTTTATGCTGTGGTTCGTCAGGCAGCCGGGACAAATCAAGGCCTGATTGGTGCAAGGTCAAGACTTTCCAAACAAGGCCTGACTATCCCGCGGCTCGAGCTCGTAGCTGGTCACATGGCCGTGAACCTGTTAACCAACGTGAGAGAGGCTCTTGAAGGATTACCCTTGACAAGCATGCACTGTTGGCTGGACAGTTCGGTTGCCTTATATTGGATAAGAGGGCAAGGAGAGCACAAGCAGTTCGTGTCGAATCGTGTCCAGAAGATAAACAGTCACCATGGAGTTACGTGGCGTTATGTCCCCACCTCAGAAAACCCAGCCGATCTCGGAAGTCGCGGAGGCCGCGTGGAGGAAGCAGATCAGTGGTGGAACGGGCCCAAGTGGCTCGCAAGTGGAGAGAACTGGCCGGCGGATATCCTGGACAAACCGACTGAAGAGAGCCAGGCCGAGGCTAAATTAGTTCGGAAAGTGCTGGCCGTGGCAGTTGACGAAGAGGATGAGGTGGAAGGCATATTACGCAAATTTCATTTGCGGAAAGCCGTACGCGTGTGTGCGTGGATGCGAAGATTCGCGCACAACGGCTCTCCGCAGCAGAGGTAA